In Scylla paramamosain isolate STU-SP2022 chromosome 17, ASM3559412v1, whole genome shotgun sequence, one DNA window encodes the following:
- the LOC135108441 gene encoding LOW QUALITY PROTEIN: solute carrier family 15 member 4-like (The sequence of the model RefSeq protein was modified relative to this genomic sequence to represent the inferred CDS: deleted 2 bases in 2 codons): MPNEQTPLLARHPSAMDAREGRRQTVATVVILVVLTLERLAYYALATNFFLFLNKGPWDGPQAWDSLDAMNAVFVLAGVSYISALLGGYISDACLGRFKTMVCGFLLSITGYILLTLMAVDKLPRFICPALCDPGGADDANNAPCKAAVYISVTIVGLGVGTVKSNIAPFGAEQLNTANPQRTRSFFNWFYWCINLGSLVGVCVITYIQQDCPGVCVNGFFCGYLIASVCLLVALVVFVAVMPCYQVAVPEGSVLGNIARIFWEALTAQFKHWRHPQPVSSISPLRLEPRFLDRAKIRYGGSFHESAVDDVRSLGRLLAVFIALIPYWLVYFQMETSFQAQGLHMRFSVHGEDFGNNSESLDDNLGKKFSVPAAWLTLFNQLFLIGAIPVLTTFLYPVLDRAGIRLSMLFRIGIGMVFSILAVMVAGGLESYRIFLWRTDNSTHIEQIVGNVTYHAVDISIFWQVPQYVLVGAAELFASIAGLEFAYSAAPRTFQGMIMGLFYTLEGVGSLLGTALLHLVSPFWLANTTDYGNINDNHLDFYLYFLGVLQITTFLAYCGSLYMQRFSLRPIAMPRHRSRTRRRIQRQGLLQEEDEEAEEDQDGDEEDEDENENEGQEERRNTMDRYYRYHPVL; this comes from the exons ATGCCCAACGAGCAGACGCCACTCTTGGCACGACATCCCTCAG CCATGGATGCAAGGGAAGGGCGACGGCAGACTGTGGCCACAGTGGTCATCCTGGTGGTGCTTACACTGGAACGGCTTGCCTATTATGCTCTTGCCACaaactttttcctcttcctcaataaG GGCCCCTGGGATGGACCACAGGCTTGGGATTCCCTTGATGCCATGAATGCAGTATTTGTGCTTGCTGGTGTGTCTTATATCTCAGCACTTCTAGGAGG GTACATTTCTGATGCATGCCTGGGCAGGTTCAAAACCATGGTGTGTGGGTTCTTGCTT AGCATCACAGGCTATATCTTGCTTACCCTCATGGCTGTGGACAAGCTGCCACGCTTTATCTGCCCTGCCCTCT GTGACCCAG GTGGAGCTGATGATGCAAACAATGCTCCATGTAAAGCCGCAGTGTACATCTCTGTTACCATTGTTGGCTTGGGAGTGGGCACAGTCAAGAGTAACATTGCTCCTTTTGGTGCTGAGCAG TTGAACACAGCCAACCCACAAAGGACCCGGAGCTTCTTCAATTGGTTTTACTGGTGTATCAACCTGGGCAGCTTGGTGGGGGTGTGTGTCATCACCTACATTCAGCAGGATTGTCCCGGTGTTTGCGTCAATGGCTTCTTCTGTGGTTATCTCATTGCCTCAG TGTGCCTGCTGGTGGCTTTGGTGGTGTTTGTAGCAGTGATGCCTTGCTACCAGGTGGCTGTACCAGAAGGCAGTGTGCTTGGAAATATTGCCAGGATCTTTTGGGAAGCCCTTACAGCTCAGTTCAAACACTGGAGGCATCCCCAACCAGTCTCATCCATCAG TCCCCTGCGTCTGGAGCCAAGATTTCTGGACCGGGCCAAGATCCGTTATGGAGGCTCTTTCCATGAATCAGCTGTAGATGATGTACGATCCTTGGGTCGCCTCTTAGCTGTGTTCATTGCCCTTATTCCTTATTGGCTCGTCTATTTCCAG ATGGAGACCAGTTTCCAGGCCCAGGGGCTTCACATGCGATTCTCAGTTCATGGGGAAGACTTTGGCAACAATAGTGAAAGCCTTGATGATAACCTGGGAAAGAAGTTCAGT GTGCCAGCTGCTTGGCTTACTTTGTTCAACCAACTCTTTTTGATTGGTGCCATACCTGTCTTGACCACATTCCTTTATCCAGTGCTAGACAGGGCTGGCATCAGACTCTCTATGCTCTTCAGAATAG GCATAGGGATGGTGTTCAGCATcctggcagtgatggtggctgGAGGCCTGGAATCCTATCGCATCTTCCTCTGGAGAACTGA CAATTCCACCCACATAGAACAAATAGTGGGTAACGTCACCTATCATGCAGTGGACATCTCTATTTTCTGGCAGGTGCCTCAGTATGTCTTAGTTGGGGCTGCTGAGCTTTTTGCCAGCATTGCAG GTCTGGAGTTTGCCTATTCTGCAGCACCACGGACTTTCCAGGGGATGATAATGGGTCTGTTCTACACACTGGAGGGAGTGGGATCACTATTGGGCACAGCATTACTCCACTTAGTGTCACCTTTCTGGCTTGCCAACACCACTGATTATGGCAACATCAATGACAACCACCTTGACTTCTACTTGTACTTTCTTGGAGTGCTGCAGATCACTACATTCCTGGCTTACTGTGGCTCCCTCTACATGCAGAGGTTCTCCTTGCGTCCCATAGCCATGCCCCGGCACAGGTCTCGGACCCGCAGGAGGATTCAGAGACAAGGACTGTtgcaggaggaagatgaggaagcagaggaagaccaagatggtgatgaggaggatgaagatgagaatgaaaatgaagggcaggaagaaaggagaaatactaTGGATAGGTACTATAGGTACCATCCTGTGTTGTGA